A DNA window from Bacteroidetes bacterium SB0662_bin_6 contains the following coding sequences:
- a CDS encoding Gfo/Idh/MocA family oxidoreductase, producing MNRKKTPTDSASRREFVKKGALGAAAMLAGYTPAMAKTPQRKTIVHKPAPATVLGANDRLNIGFIGVGGQGYNAHIGTIDNHGAEFNAAGVAVCDVFNKRRDRAAERLGLTDADTYDDYRALLERDDVDAVFIGAVDHWHSAIATDAMDAGKHVYCEKPMTRYLHEAFDIYDKTMETGKIFQIGSQYCTEGKWHRAAEMIQAGMIGPLVLGQDSYCRNNPDGEWNYGIDEDSSPENIDWASWLGPVSDRPFSADEYHRWRKYYPYCAGILGDLLAHRIHPLMIATGAPEFPVRVASLGTRKVTPDRDVPDNTQVLAEFASGLTLLVIGSTVNEQGLGQVIRGHEGTLYFSGNSIELRPERPFADLVDQQMEENVEPGVSVPAHVENWLTSIRENTQPNGNIDLSIKAQTIICMAEMSDRLGEMLYFDEETRKMTTGGGREIEPITYGTLELS from the coding sequence ATGAACAGGAAAAAAACTCCCACCGATAGTGCATCCCGGCGCGAATTCGTCAAAAAGGGCGCGCTCGGAGCTGCCGCCATGCTGGCAGGATATACGCCGGCCATGGCCAAGACCCCGCAGCGCAAAACTATCGTCCATAAACCGGCGCCGGCCACGGTCCTTGGCGCAAACGACCGTCTGAACATCGGATTCATAGGCGTGGGCGGCCAGGGCTACAATGCCCATATAGGCACCATCGACAATCATGGCGCGGAATTCAATGCGGCCGGTGTGGCTGTCTGCGACGTTTTCAACAAGCGCAGGGATCGCGCGGCCGAAAGACTCGGCCTCACGGATGCAGATACATACGACGACTACCGGGCCCTGCTTGAACGGGATGATGTGGATGCTGTCTTCATTGGCGCCGTAGACCACTGGCACTCGGCCATCGCTACCGACGCCATGGATGCCGGCAAGCATGTCTACTGCGAAAAGCCGATGACGCGCTACCTGCACGAGGCCTTCGACATCTACGACAAAACCATGGAAACCGGGAAGATTTTCCAGATCGGTTCCCAGTACTGTACGGAAGGCAAGTGGCACCGTGCCGCAGAAATGATCCAGGCAGGCATGATCGGTCCCCTCGTGCTGGGACAGGATTCCTACTGCCGCAACAATCCCGACGGCGAGTGGAATTACGGAATCGACGAAGATTCTTCTCCGGAAAACATTGATTGGGCCTCCTGGCTCGGACCCGTTTCCGACCGTCCGTTCAGCGCGGACGAGTATCATCGCTGGCGCAAGTATTACCCGTACTGTGCAGGCATCCTCGGTGATCTGCTCGCCCACCGTATCCACCCGCTGATGATTGCAACAGGGGCCCCTGAATTTCCGGTGCGGGTTGCCTCGCTCGGCACACGCAAGGTCACACCCGACCGCGACGTACCCGATAACACACAGGTACTGGCCGAATTCGCCAGCGGCCTGACCCTCCTGGTTATCGGAAGCACCGTCAACGAGCAAGGACTCGGGCAGGTGATCCGGGGCCACGAAGGTACGCTGTACTTCTCCGGCAACTCCATCGAACTGCGTCCGGAACGGCCTTTTGCCGATCTGGTTGACCAGCAGATGGAAGAGAATGTCGAGCCTGGCGTAAGCGTACCCGCACACGTGGAGAACTGGCTGACCTCGATCCGCGAGAACACGCAACCCAACGGAAACATCGACCTGTCGATCAAGGCGCAAACGATTATTTGCATGGCCGAGATGTCGGACCGCCTGGGTGAAATGCTCTACTTCGACGAGGAAACGCGCAAAATGACCACAGGCGGCGGACGCGAGATCGAGCCGATCACGTACGGCACGCTCGAACTGTCGTAG
- a CDS encoding FAD:protein FMN transferase, with the protein MGTVRLARMAMACRFELVLQGEDELRLRAAGEEALREIERLETRLSRFLPVSDVSRINTHASEEAVPVERWLFDLLKQSLDLHRCTDGAFDLTIGPLMKVWGFYGDGGRVPDADELAQARLRTGMHLVELDEAHCTVRFAHKGVALDFGAIGKGYAVDEAIRILREAGVERAFLHGGTSTMYGIGQPLDADSWNVAVVDPRAPDEPVAVVAIRDEALSVSAVSGKSFEVEGTCYGHVLDPRLGKPVRGALLAATVTSSATTADAVSTALLVHARPLPEYRSLVIQPDDEGPLPHRILHHGIPLCDTSKKTPAPPPAPVLNGHATTWQQHPA; encoded by the coding sequence ATGGGTACCGTTCGATTGGCGCGCATGGCGATGGCCTGTCGCTTTGAACTTGTCCTCCAGGGCGAGGACGAGTTGCGGCTACGGGCTGCCGGCGAGGAAGCGCTCCGGGAAATCGAACGACTGGAAACACGTCTTTCCAGATTCCTTCCCGTCTCCGACGTATCCCGCATCAATACGCACGCTTCCGAGGAAGCCGTGCCGGTCGAGCGGTGGTTGTTCGATTTATTGAAGCAATCCCTGGATCTGCACCGTTGCACGGACGGGGCTTTCGATCTGACGATCGGCCCACTCATGAAGGTGTGGGGGTTTTACGGCGACGGAGGGCGTGTACCGGACGCAGACGAGTTGGCCCAGGCCCGCCTGCGTACAGGCATGCACCTCGTTGAACTGGACGAGGCGCATTGTACGGTGCGTTTTGCCCACAAAGGGGTTGCTTTGGATTTCGGGGCCATCGGCAAGGGATACGCCGTGGACGAAGCCATACGCATATTGAGAGAGGCCGGCGTGGAGCGGGCTTTCCTGCACGGCGGCACCAGCACGATGTACGGAATCGGACAGCCGCTCGACGCCGACTCCTGGAACGTGGCCGTTGTGGACCCCCGGGCACCGGACGAACCCGTCGCCGTCGTAGCGATTCGGGACGAGGCCTTGTCGGTTTCGGCTGTTTCGGGTAAATCCTTCGAGGTTGAGGGAACCTGTTACGGCCATGTGCTGGACCCCCGCCTTGGAAAACCCGTTCGCGGAGCGCTGCTGGCGGCGACCGTTACTTCATCGGCCACTACCGCCGATGCCGTTTCGACCGCCCTGCTCGTACATGCCCGCCCCCTGCCCGAATACCGGTCCCTGGTCATTCAACCGGACGATGAAGGCCCTCTTCCCCATCGCATTCTGCACCACGGGATCCCCCTGTGCGATACATCGAAAAAGACTCCCGCTCCACCCCCTGCACCCGTGTTGAACGGCCATGCTACAACGTGGCAACAACACCCAGCCTGA
- a CDS encoding Gfo/Idh/MocA family oxidoreductase, with protein sequence MLQRGNNTQPEHRTMKDHTYGGLLSRRNFLKRSSLIPLSGLLAQAPAIGADARRATFQEQVQAAIIGFGPQGRDIAATLTRIPEVDLAAVVDTYNVMLRRAQRSAPGAATFEDYREVLDNPDISTVFIATPTHLHKQIALDALSAGKHVYVEAPMASNIDDARVMAQAARDNPNLIFQVGLHARSHPNYRSVFQFIRSGALGKATMTRSQWHTKESWRRASPNREREIALNWRLDAGVSTGLIGEVGTHQLDPALWFLSKRPAAVTGLGQIMLWNDGRQVPDTIQAVFELEDGGVPMLYDATLTSSFDAAYDTYSGRDSTIMFRDHRAWMFKEVDAPLLGWEVYARKDKFYKETGIALVANATQLDAQDISPTEDDPNLETPLWYAIRDFIDNHAFGPYPPAASYEVGFQMAVITIKANEAILQGTRIEYDDALFEI encoded by the coding sequence ATGCTACAACGTGGCAACAACACCCAGCCTGAACACCGCACTATGAAAGATCATACCTACGGCGGCCTCTTGAGTCGTCGAAATTTTCTGAAACGGAGCTCCCTGATCCCTCTTTCAGGCCTGCTTGCACAGGCCCCCGCCATCGGTGCAGATGCGCGCCGGGCAACCTTCCAGGAACAGGTACAGGCCGCCATAATCGGTTTCGGCCCGCAGGGGCGGGACATAGCCGCCACGCTGACACGCATCCCCGAGGTGGATCTTGCTGCGGTAGTGGACACCTACAACGTCATGCTGCGGAGAGCGCAACGCTCGGCGCCGGGAGCGGCCACATTCGAAGACTACCGCGAGGTACTGGATAATCCGGACATTTCCACGGTCTTTATCGCCACGCCCACGCACCTGCACAAACAAATTGCGCTCGATGCCTTGTCTGCCGGCAAGCATGTATACGTAGAAGCGCCGATGGCCTCGAACATCGACGATGCGCGGGTCATGGCGCAAGCCGCCCGTGACAATCCCAACCTGATTTTTCAGGTAGGACTGCATGCCCGGTCGCATCCGAATTATCGTTCCGTCTTCCAGTTCATCCGTAGCGGGGCCCTTGGAAAGGCCACAATGACCCGTTCCCAGTGGCATACAAAAGAAAGCTGGCGGAGGGCCTCGCCTAACCGGGAACGCGAGATCGCACTAAACTGGCGGCTTGACGCAGGGGTCTCTACCGGACTCATCGGCGAGGTAGGCACGCATCAGCTCGATCCTGCCCTGTGGTTTCTGAGCAAACGTCCGGCAGCGGTTACCGGTCTGGGGCAGATCATGTTATGGAATGACGGGCGCCAGGTACCCGATACGATCCAGGCCGTCTTCGAACTGGAGGACGGCGGCGTACCTATGTTGTACGACGCTACCCTTACGAGCTCGTTCGACGCCGCCTACGACACCTACTCGGGACGCGACAGCACCATCATGTTCCGCGACCACCGGGCCTGGATGTTCAAGGAAGTCGATGCCCCGTTGCTCGGATGGGAAGTGTACGCCAGAAAAGACAAGTTCTATAAGGAAACCGGTATTGCGCTGGTGGCGAATGCTACCCAACTGGATGCCCAGGATATCTCACCGACCGAAGATGATCCCAATCTCGAGACGCCCCTTTGGTACGCAATACGTGACTTCATCGACAACCATGCCTTTGGACCATATCCGCCGGCAGCGTCTTACGAGGTTGGTTTCCAAATGGCCGTCATCACTATAAAGGCCAACGAGGCCATCCTTCAGGGAACGCGCATCGAATATGACGATGCCTTGTTCGAAATCTAA